From Thermodesulfovibrionia bacterium, one genomic window encodes:
- a CDS encoding DUF47 family protein: MVLSKMFPKETDFFSMFAQAGENLKSGGTLLVELMENLPKAEYLAKQIYEIEQQGDMLTHEIMRKLNKTFLTPLDREDIHALVCRIDDVLDLIWTCADRAVLFKLNGINPAAVELSKTLSTTTEVIEKAINSLKNKKYSYIQEFCIEINRLENRADKTFREALAKLFEDEKDSIQILKWKDIYEHLEDATDACEDVANILEGIVLKHA, encoded by the coding sequence ATGGTATTAAGTAAGATGTTTCCAAAAGAGACCGACTTCTTTTCTATGTTTGCCCAGGCAGGGGAAAATCTGAAATCCGGCGGAACCCTTCTTGTTGAACTTATGGAGAACCTCCCCAAAGCAGAGTATCTTGCAAAACAGATCTACGAGATAGAACAGCAGGGGGATATGCTTACGCATGAGATCATGCGAAAGCTGAACAAGACCTTTCTTACGCCTCTGGACAGGGAAGACATACACGCGCTTGTCTGCCGTATTGACGATGTGCTTGACCTTATATGGACCTGCGCTGACAGGGCGGTTCTTTTTAAACTTAATGGAATAAATCCCGCCGCCGTGGAGCTGTCAAAGACGCTCAGCACAACGACAGAGGTGATAGAGAAGGCCATAAATTCCCTGAAGAATAAAAAGTATTCCTATATACAGGAGTTCTGCATAGAGATAAACCGTCTTGAGAACAGGGCGGATAAAACCTTCAGGGAGGCGCTTGCAAAACTCTTTGAAGATGAGAAAGACTCTATTCAGATACTTAAGTGGAAGGATATATACGAGCATCTCGAAGATGCAACAGACGCATGTGAAGATGTCGCAAACATCCTTGAGGGCATAGTTCTCAAACATGCATGA